ACTTTTCAGCGGCGTGCTGGCACCTACCTCCGACAATGTATTTAACATGTAATCATACCGCAAAAGGCCTTCTGTAGTTCCGAGATAAATGTATTTACCCTGTACCGCCAGGGTTGATACCCGAAGCAACGGCACTTTCAGCCGGGTGGCGCGTTCGGTTCTGGTATTGATCTTATATAGCCCTCCCTTAGGATCCACTCCCGAAACGATGATAATGCTGTCATTGTAAATCACACCCTTTTTTAATTGGCGGATCGTCTCTGAAGTTTCCAGCCGGACCAGTCGGTTATAATCTACAAAACATCCCCATTCAGATAAAACAAATACTTTATTTTGAGACTTCAGGAGTCCTACAACACGGGTGGTATTTCCTTTTGCATTGATGCTGCGAATGCGCACCGGGCCGTTCCGGGGTTTTTCAATAATTTCGCCGTAGTTGTTACCCCCATATATGGTTCCATCCGAATCTACACAAACAGACCTGAAGTTATTCCTTGTGGGAGGCGGCGGCAATGGCCGGATGATATTCAGCGTGCTTTTTCTAAAAAGGAGGAGGCCTTTATCCATGGTAGACACCCAGATATCACCGTTCTTGTCTCTGAATGACGAATTGGCAAAAAAGTTACCGGATATTTTAAACTTTAGCGAATCGGTTCTGTAATCAAACACGTATATGGAACCTTTAGCGGTGGACACATTGATTTCATTGCCATTTTCCCGGATCATGAGTGGGTTTTCATCAATCTCTTTCTCTACTACATGAATCGGATTCCCGTGGCTGGATTTTTGTATGATATAGATCTTTTCGATTCCCCTTAGCACATACAACTTACTTTTGAGTTGGATATTGATTTCATAAAGCCGCATCTTCTCTTTCTTTTCAAATAACAGTACACTATCCAGGCGGTTCTGGCTTTTGAGATACGCATAATACTTAAGTCCGTTTATATTGCCTGCATACATCCAATTTGGTTTGCCATTCTCAAAAAACCGGTATGCTGTCCGGCTTTCTGAGGGTACCAGTTTTTTATTTTTAAATACCAGCTCACCCCCGGTATTAAAAAAAACAACGCCTCCTTCTTCCAGGCGCCGGGTCCATAACACAAGCCGTACAAAATCTCTTCGAATGTTTACATTTTTCAACGGGTCAATAAACCGGTCGCTTGCTTCATCATAATAGCAGGGGCCTTGTTTAAAGGTGTTGATCCAGATGGTTCCGTCCTTTTCCTTGAGCACTTCCAGCACATCCATATCCGGCACTCCTTCTGCCATGGCATACCGTTTAAAGTACTTGCCATCGAACCGGCAAACACCATTATCAGTAGCCACCCATAAAAAACCCTTGTCGTCCTCGGTACAGGAATACACAAGATTGCTCGCCAATCCTTCGTTTACGGTAAACGCTTTCGCCAGTCTGAGATTCTGGGATGCCGCAGTTGTTGCAACCAGGCAAATCAGCATTAAAGAAAACAGGAGCCCAACATAATGGTTATCATTTTTAGCCTTCCTCATAGCGGCCTTCGGGATTTATCTTGAATCTGCATTACTGACAAAAATATACAATTTTACACATCAATCTGCCCGCCCGGCAGCCCGGGCCGGAAACTGCTGACTGCCGGCAATAACTTTTGATGCACAGGGATCGTGTACATATAGAATAACCGTCCCGGAACCGGCCAATTGAAACTTTTACCCTGCACTGTGACAATCTTCATTCAAAAAAGCAAAAGGCATATATAGCAGTTTATATATCTTAAATACCCCAGACCGTTGTGGTGTATGTACTAAAAAAGGATGCTCCTTTACAGAGCATCCCTTATCTATTGCTTACTGGTTTCTAACTGCATCCAAGGCTGTTGCCACAGTTCAGGCATTTATAACAGGTACCGCTGCGAATGGTAATATGCCCGCAAACATTACATGCGGGCGCATCGCCCTGCATATTTTTTGCAGCGGCATTCACCGCATCAAGTCCTGCCTCGTATTTAGAGCCGGCCACACCCGTCACGGGTTTAGCGACAGCTTTTCCAACTACCCGTACTTCGCTTAGCTCCGGCTTCCGGTCTCCGATAGTGGGCGTGTCCGGCGCCCAATCATCCTCTTCAACGGCTCTGGTTGTTCCGTCCAGCACATGTACAAGATCAGCCCGTCCCAGGTATTCGTAGGCAAGCGCCCGGAACATGAAGTCGATAATGGACGTGGTTGATTTAATGTTCGGGTGCTGTACCATGCCTGATGGTTCAAACCTTGTAAATACAAATTTTTCTACAAATTCTTCCAGGGGCACCCCGTATTGCAACCCGATAGAAACTGCAATAGCAAAACAGTTGAGCATACTTCGCATTGTGGCGCCTTCTTTTGCCATATCAATAAAAATTTCACCCAGGGTGCCATCACCATATTCACCAGTACGCAAAAACAGGGTTTGCCCGTTGATCTTTGCTTTCTGAGTAAACCCTCTCCGTTTTGCGGGAAGCGATCGGCGTTCCACAATCATGGCCAGCTGGCGCTTCAGCGACGTATCGGCGCTGTCCTGTACCCGGCGGTTCACTTCTTCAAGCAACTCGTCGATAGTTAATTTTCCCAGGTCGATGATCGCTGCTTCCTGCGGTGTTTCTTCGATGGCGTCTTTATCTGTTTCTGTTTTTGATTTGGTATCCGCCTTATTGCTCAATGGCTGGCTCAGTTTGGAACCATCACGATACAGGGCACAGGCCTTTAACCCCAGTTCCCAGCTCAATTTATACGCATCTGCAATTTCTTCAATGGAGGCTTCATTCGGCAGGTTGATGGTTTTACTGATGGCACCACTCAGGAAGGGTTGTGCCGCAGCCATCATACGGATATGTCCGTGCGCATGAATATACCGTTGCCCGGTAGGGCCACATTTATTGGCACAGTCAAAAACAGGCAGATGTGCTTCCTGCAAATAAGGTGCTCCTTCCACCGTCATGGTACCACATACATAAATATTGGCCGCTTCGATTTCCTTTTCTGTAAAGCCAAGTGCTTCCAGCATATTCCAGTCAAAGTTATTGTACTCCTCCGGCTTAAAGCCCAGGCGTTGCAGGCAGGCTTCCCCCAGTGAGAATACGTTGAATGCAAACCTGATCTCGAAGGCTGTAACCATTGCAGCATCCAGCTGTTGTATTTCCGCAGCAGTGAATCCTTTTGCCGCTAAGGTTTCGTTGTTAATATAAGGAGCCCCTTTTAATGTAGCATGGCCTTTGGCATAATTCACAATTTCCTGTATCTCATGTTCTGTATATTTTAGCGTACGCAAGGCCTGGGGCACGCTTTGATTAATGATCTTGAAATAACCGCCCCCACTGAGCTTTTTAAATTTAACCAGCGCAAAATCCGGTTCCACGCCGGTGGTATCACAATCCATTACCAACCCAATGGTGCCTGTGGGAGCAATCACCGTTGTTTGTGCGTTACGGTAACCATGCTGTTCTCCCAGCTGCACGGCTGTATCCCAGGCCCTGGTGGCCGCCTTCAAAAGATACTCCGGACAATGCGCGGCACGGATACCCTGGGGTTTGATCTGCAATCCATCATAGGCATCCTCGGCATCATAAGCCGCCGCACGATGATTCCGCATCACCCGCAACATAGGTTCTTTATTTTCTGCATACCGGGGAAACGCGCCCAGGTTGGCCGCCATTTCTGCCGACGTAGCATAAGCCACACCCGTCATGATTGCCGTAATAGCGCCGGCAATTCCGCGTGCAGCGTCGCTGTCATACGGGATGCCGCTTACCATCAGCATCGATCCGATATTGGCATAGCCCAGTCCAAGTGTACGGTAATCATAGCTTAGCTGTGCTACTTCTTTCGAAGGAAATTGTGCCATCAACACCGATATCTCCAGCACTACCGTCCATAAACGACAGGTATATTCAAACCCCGAGACATCAAACAGATTTTGCTGCTCGTTAAAAAACTTACGCAGGTTTACACTGGCCAGGTTGCAGGCCGTATTATCCAGGAACATGTATTCGCTGCAGGGATTGCTGGCACGTATAGGTCCGCCTTCCGGACAGGTATGCCATTCGTTAATCGTTGTATCAAATTGCGTTCCGGGGTCCGCGCAACGCCAGGCGGCATAATTAATCTGGTCCCAGAGGTCTTTTGCTTTCACCGTGCGCATGGTTTTACCGGTGCTTCTTGCTTTCAATTCCCAATCGCCATCTTCGGCCAGGGCTTTAAAAAATGCATTGGGAATGCGTACCGAGTTATTACTGTTCTGTCCGCTTACCGTCCGGTACGCTTCGCCTTCATAGTCGCTGGAATAGCCTGCGGCGATTAACGCAGCTACTTTATTTTCTTCTTCCACCTTCCAGTTTACAAATTCCACGATCTCAGGATGATCCAGGTCCAGGCAAACCATTTTTGCGGCACGCCGTGTTGTTCCACCGCTTTTAATGGCACCAGCAGCACGGTCGCCGATCTTTAAGAAACTCATCAGTCCGCTGGATGTACCGCCGCCGCTGAGCTTTTCCCCTTCCCCGCGAATGCTGCTAAAATTGGTACCCACACCGCTGCCATATTTAAAGATACGGGCCTCGCGCACCCAAAGATCCATCAATCCTCCGTCATTCACCAGGTCATCCTCCACACTCAATATAAAGCAGGCGTGCGGCTGGGGCCGCTCATAAGCTGATGTAGATTTTTTTAATTGTCCGTCCTTCTGATCTACGTAGTAATGCCCCTGGGGTTTACCCGTAATTCCATATACTTCATGTAACCCGGTATTGAACCATTGGGGACTATTGGGTGCGCAGGACTGGTTCAGAATGGAATATACCAATTCATCATAAAAGACCTGTGCGTCCTCCGTTGAAGCAAAATAGTTGTACCGCTCTCCCCACATCCGCCAGCAATGGGCCAGGCGGTGCGCCACCTGTTTTACACTTGTTTCACGCCCCAGGCTGCCATCCGGCTGGGGAACACCTGCTTTCCGGAAATATTTCTGGGCTAATATATCGGTGGCGATCTGGCTCCATTGACGGGGCACTTCCACATCCTCCAATTGAAATACGATTTCACCATTGGGATTTTTGATCACCGAACTGCGGTAGTCGTATTGAAACATGTCGAAGGGACTGATTCCATCCTGAGTGAATTTCCGGGTAAAACTCAGGCCTTTCCGGTTTTGCTTTTTCGTTGGCGCCATTTTATAAAAGTTTGGTTAAGGTTAAAAACACTGAAGCGTGAATAACGAATTTACTTTTACAAAACGGGCTTTCCCAGTGCTAAATATGCACAGTTGTGGATAAAAATGATTTGAAGGGCTCAATGCAAGGAGCGGCGGCCATTTGCCTTGAGCGCCAACCAAAGCAGGGAGCTTGCCGGCTTATTTTCAGAGCGGCAGGCAACCAGGGCGATGGCCGGGCATCGATTAACTGCGCATCAATGCCTCAATCCATTTTAAATCAACTCATCGCGCAGTTGATCCAGCTTCAGGTAGCCTATATCTACCGGATCTTCGCTCAATCCTTCTTCTTTTGTAATCGTGAGCATAAACTGCTCTTTCTGATGCGTGGATAAGATGTCTTCCACATTGAATACATCATCAATATCGACACCGTACTTGTTGTCTATATGACTAACCGCCTTTGCTGCTGCATTGTAATCTTTATAAAAAGCCGTTTGCTTTGCCCGCTGAACGGCAGCGCCCATGTTAGCCGCTACTGTTATCAGTTTATGGTGATGCTCCTCAAAGTTTCCCGGCAGGTATCCCCCGAGATTAATAAAAAATAATTGTTCGGGTTGTGCCCCCCTTGGCGCGCGCTCCTCTACACGGATCCGGTACCCATCAACAGCGGTTACCTCGCGCCAGGCATCGATATGGATTTTCCCCCTGGCCTCCGGCCAAAATGCCTGTATATCCGGAATAAGTTCAGCAAGTTCTTTTCCGATACCAAAAAAAATATCATGCTGCTCTGTATGCCTCCCCGGAGGTGTACAACCCAGCAGCAGGTAAAACAGTTTATATGAGTCCATGGTCATTTACATTGATCAGTGGCGATAATTCGTTTAAGGTCTGAACCGGTCTTTGGCAGGCGTAGTTTTCGCAAAGATAGATCAGCAGCGGGTTTCCGGCTTCTTTACCGGACAGCATCGGAAAACGGTCATCCGCTTCAGTGGCTGCCATAATGATGCTGTTCGGCAGCAACCGGCTCAACAATACCTGGTGGGCTTTTTCATAATCGCCCAGCAGCACGATTTCTTTGAACCCTTTGTGCACAAGATAAAAGTCAAGCATCCAGGCACCAAAGGAGGTGGGATACTTAAGTATGGCATTGCTCAGTTGGGCGATCATCCGTTCGCCCTGCAACTGCCATTCCGGCTTATTAAACAAAAGGGCCAATGTCAGCAGGTTCCTGGCCATTACCGCATTGCCAGAGGGTGTTGCCCCATCGTACACTTCTTTCTTGCGGAGGATCACATCTTCCTGATCACGGGGCGTATAATAAAAATAGCCGGTATCTTCTTCGGCAAAATCAGTCTGAACAATTTCACAGATCGCATTTGCTTGCAGCAGCCAGTTCGGGTCTGTTGTAATGCGATAGAGTTGCAGCAAAGCTTCTATTAAAAAAGCATAATCATCCAGGAATGCCGGGTATTTGGCAACTCCCTCCTTCCATACGTGTAAAAAGCGTCCGTCCTCCGCTTCAAAAGCGTCCAGGAGAAATTGCATACCCTCAACAGCCTTTACCCTGTACGCTTCATTTCCGGTTATCTCAAAGGCCTTGCTATACGCGATATTCATCAATGCGTTCCAACCCAGTATTACTTTATCATCCAGGCCCGGACCCACCCTTTTAGAACGTTCCTGCAACAGCAAAGAGCGCCCATGCTCCAATAGGATATCCAGCTCCTGCACCGTTATTCCCTGTGCCTCCGCTACCTGTTCCTTCGGTTGCAATATCCGGGGTATATTTTTTCCTTCCCAGTTTCCTCCTTCGGTGATATCATAGTAAACGGCAAATGGCAGCGCTTCGTCTCCAAGCGTTTGCTCAATTTCACGCTTGTTCCATACATAGAACTTTCCTTCAACACCTTCACTATCGGCATCCAGGGCGGCATAAAAACCGCCCAGCGGGTGCTCCAGTTCCCGTTCAACAAAGGCAAGCGTTTGCTCCACACAGATTTTATATCGCTCTGCACCGGTTACCTGGTAAGCTTCGCAAAGCGTGGTTACCAGCAGCGCATTGTCATACAGCATTTTTTCAAAATGCGGTACCAGCCATTCGGTATCGGTTGCATACCGGGCAAAGCCGCCTCCTACCTGGTCGTAGATCCCGCCTTCCATCATCTTATCCAGGCTCAGCAGGGCCTGCGCCCTCGCCCTTGCTGCAAAACTTTCGGGGCGTGTGGCTTCCTGGGTTGCGTAATACAACAGGTAGCGGATGGTTTGCGTTTGCGGAAATTTAGGTGCCCGCCCAAAACCGCCCCAGTTGGTGTCCGCCTGTTTCAGGATATTGGAGCAGGCGGCATCCACATCGTCAGTCGTAAACCTTATGGCTCCCGCATCCTGGATCCCCAAGGCATTGGCCTCCACCAAATACCGGGTCAGATTTTCCGCCTGTTTTTCGATCTCGGGTCTTTTTTGCTTAAAGGCCGTTGCCACGGCCTCCAATACGTCTTTCCAGGAAGGACGGTTTGCATAGGCCTGAGGAGGATAATAAGTACCTCCGTAAAAAGGTTTTTTACCGGGTGTTAAAAATACATTCAGCGGCCAGCCGCCGCTGCCCGTCATCGTTTGAACAGCGTCCATATAAATATGATCCAGGTCTGGCCGCTCCTCCCGATCGATCTTTATATTGATAAAATGTGCGTTCATCAATGC
The sequence above is a segment of the Niabella agricola genome. Coding sequences within it:
- a CDS encoding sensor histidine kinase, with amino-acid sequence MRKAKNDNHYVGLLFSLMLICLVATTAASQNLRLAKAFTVNEGLASNLVYSCTEDDKGFLWVATDNGVCRFDGKYFKRYAMAEGVPDMDVLEVLKEKDGTIWINTFKQGPCYYDEASDRFIDPLKNVNIRRDFVRLVLWTRRLEEGGVVFFNTGGELVFKNKKLVPSESRTAYRFFENGKPNWMYAGNINGLKYYAYLKSQNRLDSVLLFEKKEKMRLYEINIQLKSKLYVLRGIEKIYIIQKSSHGNPIHVVEKEIDENPLMIRENGNEINVSTAKGSIYVFDYRTDSLKFKISGNFFANSSFRDKNGDIWVSTMDKGLLLFRKSTLNIIRPLPPPPTRNNFRSVCVDSDGTIYGGNNYGEIIEKPRNGPVRIRSINAKGNTTRVVGLLKSQNKVFVLSEWGCFVDYNRLVRLETSETIRQLKKGVIYNDSIIIVSGVDPKGGLYKINTRTERATRLKVPLLRVSTLAVQGKYIYLGTTEGLLRYDYMLNTLSEVGASTPLKSARILSTTATPDGLIWVATLNNGVFVLKDTQVVYQVSDPRFLNFSVVKLQETDKPGLLWTTTRRGAAYINYSMDQGRFNYTITNLNHEDGVSNNVITDIAYRNDSIYLAAESGIAIIPANISIPRFDIKTYLTDIRVNQKQLPVATSYDLPSSDRTITLTFSGVNLSGYFDHFVYSLNQDSSMPEIVGNTLNLSLDPGRHVLKVRAVNINGLISHHVLTLYFNIRAPYYRSAWFIVVIASLVTGIIFLLLNRLKTLGQKRKYAQKKRIDMERNRITEDLHDDIGSTLSSLKVYSDVAVNMMERDAHKTKYLLEQISINSSKILEDIGDIIWSMRTDRQNMLTVDSRIKNFVSEVLGSREIHYEINIDPEINDIVQHITARKNVVLIVKEAVNNIVKYSKASLVSIRLYAKNDLLRIEIVDNGIGFQEDAKSSGNGLRNMKKRAEELGGVFQIASFLQKGTKISVEIPVTNIRDKGI
- a CDS encoding vitamin B12-dependent ribonucleotide reductase, coding for MAPTKKQNRKGLSFTRKFTQDGISPFDMFQYDYRSSVIKNPNGEIVFQLEDVEVPRQWSQIATDILAQKYFRKAGVPQPDGSLGRETSVKQVAHRLAHCWRMWGERYNYFASTEDAQVFYDELVYSILNQSCAPNSPQWFNTGLHEVYGITGKPQGHYYVDQKDGQLKKSTSAYERPQPHACFILSVEDDLVNDGGLMDLWVREARIFKYGSGVGTNFSSIRGEGEKLSGGGTSSGLMSFLKIGDRAAGAIKSGGTTRRAAKMVCLDLDHPEIVEFVNWKVEEENKVAALIAAGYSSDYEGEAYRTVSGQNSNNSVRIPNAFFKALAEDGDWELKARSTGKTMRTVKAKDLWDQINYAAWRCADPGTQFDTTINEWHTCPEGGPIRASNPCSEYMFLDNTACNLASVNLRKFFNEQQNLFDVSGFEYTCRLWTVVLEISVLMAQFPSKEVAQLSYDYRTLGLGYANIGSMLMVSGIPYDSDAARGIAGAITAIMTGVAYATSAEMAANLGAFPRYAENKEPMLRVMRNHRAAAYDAEDAYDGLQIKPQGIRAAHCPEYLLKAATRAWDTAVQLGEQHGYRNAQTTVIAPTGTIGLVMDCDTTGVEPDFALVKFKKLSGGGYFKIINQSVPQALRTLKYTEHEIQEIVNYAKGHATLKGAPYINNETLAAKGFTAAEIQQLDAAMVTAFEIRFAFNVFSLGEACLQRLGFKPEEYNNFDWNMLEALGFTEKEIEAANIYVCGTMTVEGAPYLQEAHLPVFDCANKCGPTGQRYIHAHGHIRMMAAAQPFLSGAISKTINLPNEASIEEIADAYKLSWELGLKACALYRDGSKLSQPLSNKADTKSKTETDKDAIEETPQEAAIIDLGKLTIDELLEEVNRRVQDSADTSLKRQLAMIVERRSLPAKRRGFTQKAKINGQTLFLRTGEYGDGTLGEIFIDMAKEGATMRSMLNCFAIAVSIGLQYGVPLEEFVEKFVFTRFEPSGMVQHPNIKSTTSIIDFMFRALAYEYLGRADLVHVLDGTTRAVEEDDWAPDTPTIGDRKPELSEVRVVGKAVAKPVTGVAGSKYEAGLDAVNAAAKNMQGDAPACNVCGHITIRSGTCYKCLNCGNSLGCS
- a CDS encoding DUF1543 domain-containing protein — encoded protein: MDSYKLFYLLLGCTPPGRHTEQHDIFFGIGKELAELIPDIQAFWPEARGKIHIDAWREVTAVDGYRIRVEERAPRGAQPEQLFFINLGGYLPGNFEEHHHKLITVAANMGAAVQRAKQTAFYKDYNAAAKAVSHIDNKYGVDIDDVFNVEDILSTHQKEQFMLTITKEEGLSEDPVDIGYLKLDQLRDELI
- a CDS encoding thioredoxin domain-containing protein; its protein translation is MSNHLINETSPYLLQHAHNPVDWYPWGAEALQKAIAEDKPILVSIGYAACHWCHVMERESFEDSATAALMNAHFINIKIDREERPDLDHIYMDAVQTMTGSGGWPLNVFLTPGKKPFYGGTYYPPQAYANRPSWKDVLEAVATAFKQKRPEIEKQAENLTRYLVEANALGIQDAGAIRFTTDDVDAACSNILKQADTNWGGFGRAPKFPQTQTIRYLLYYATQEATRPESFAARARAQALLSLDKMMEGGIYDQVGGGFARYATDTEWLVPHFEKMLYDNALLVTTLCEAYQVTGAERYKICVEQTLAFVERELEHPLGGFYAALDADSEGVEGKFYVWNKREIEQTLGDEALPFAVYYDITEGGNWEGKNIPRILQPKEQVAEAQGITVQELDILLEHGRSLLLQERSKRVGPGLDDKVILGWNALMNIAYSKAFEITGNEAYRVKAVEGMQFLLDAFEAEDGRFLHVWKEGVAKYPAFLDDYAFLIEALLQLYRITTDPNWLLQANAICEIVQTDFAEEDTGYFYYTPRDQEDVILRKKEVYDGATPSGNAVMARNLLTLALLFNKPEWQLQGERMIAQLSNAILKYPTSFGAWMLDFYLVHKGFKEIVLLGDYEKAHQVLLSRLLPNSIIMAATEADDRFPMLSGKEAGNPLLIYLCENYACQRPVQTLNELSPLINVNDHGLI